A portion of the Ignavibacteriales bacterium genome contains these proteins:
- the aroA gene encoding 3-phosphoshikimate 1-carboxyvinyltransferase translates to MDRVISQSRGLRGTVSVPGDKSISHRALMIGALAEGSSEISGFLDAADPRSTLHCLASLGANFQMEGSLIKVHGTGLSGLRPPKEILDAGNSGTTIRLLTGILAGQPFRSAITGDDSLRQRPMKRIIEPLSRMGAKIQGSELQTAPLIIEGVSPLHAMEYAMPMSSAQVKSAVLLAGLFAEGTTRVVEKTQTRDHTERMLGLKTVPSAGAFVVEVNGGMQVPAQRFHVPGDVSSAAFLISAALLVPNSELRILNVGLNPTRTRIIDFFRSVGGSIETERESIVAGEPIGDLLVRTSPLQGSVELQGRHVAELIDEIPILSVTLALSGCSLVVRGAADLRHKESDRIRALVLNLRKTGLEVEEYPDGFAFQPKNTLIAAACDSFSDHRIAMAFGVAGLVLKGKTMIKESECVDISFPSFWQLLGSLERR, encoded by the coding sequence AGCGTTGGCGGAGGGATCGTCAGAAATCAGCGGTTTCCTCGACGCAGCTGACCCGCGCAGCACGCTCCATTGTCTGGCTTCGCTCGGCGCCAACTTCCAGATGGAAGGTTCTCTCATCAAGGTGCATGGAACGGGGCTCTCTGGCCTCCGCCCCCCAAAGGAAATCCTCGACGCCGGCAACTCCGGTACAACCATCAGGCTCCTGACGGGTATCCTTGCCGGCCAGCCATTTCGGTCCGCTATCACCGGGGACGATTCTCTTCGGCAGCGCCCGATGAAACGCATCATTGAACCGCTCTCACGGATGGGCGCGAAGATACAGGGATCTGAACTCCAGACGGCTCCGCTGATTATCGAGGGCGTCTCCCCGCTTCACGCGATGGAGTATGCGATGCCGATGTCAAGCGCACAGGTGAAATCGGCAGTCTTGTTGGCGGGCCTTTTCGCCGAGGGTACTACCCGCGTTGTAGAGAAAACCCAAACACGAGATCACACAGAACGAATGCTCGGACTCAAGACGGTGCCTTCCGCCGGGGCCTTCGTTGTTGAAGTGAACGGTGGCATGCAAGTCCCCGCGCAACGATTCCATGTTCCCGGTGATGTATCCTCGGCTGCATTCCTCATTTCGGCAGCACTTCTTGTTCCGAATTCCGAACTTCGCATCCTTAATGTCGGCCTCAACCCAACGAGAACGCGCATCATCGATTTCTTCCGCTCTGTTGGGGGTTCGATCGAGACCGAACGCGAGTCGATCGTGGCGGGAGAACCAATTGGCGATCTTCTTGTCAGGACTTCTCCTCTTCAGGGAAGCGTTGAGCTGCAGGGGAGGCACGTTGCGGAGCTCATTGACGAAATCCCGATACTGTCCGTAACGCTTGCCCTTTCGGGATGCAGCCTCGTCGTCAGGGGAGCCGCGGATCTTCGGCACAAAGAATCCGACAGGATTCGCGCACTTGTTCTGAACCTCCGGAAGACCGGCCTTGAGGTCGAAGAGTATCCGGATGGGTTTGCATTTCAGCCCAAAAACACATTAATTGCGGCCGCATGCGACAGCTTTTCTGACCACCGTATCGCAATGGCGTTTGGTGTGGCCGGACTCGTGCTGAAGGGCAAGACAATGATCAAAGAGTCGGAGTGTGTTGACATCTCTTTTCCATCGTTCTGGCAGCTGCTCGGCAGCCTTGAGCGTCGATAG
- the ugpC gene encoding sn-glycerol-3-phosphate ABC transporter ATP-binding protein UgpC, which yields MASVRLENIKKVYEGNVVAVHEMDLEVKDKEFVVLVGPSGCGKSTTLRMIAGLEEITAGDLFIDGQRVNDVAPKDRDIAMVFQNYALYPHMSVYENMAFGLKLRKLPKQEIDERVREAAAILGIGDYLDRKPKALSGGQRQRVAVGRAIVRKPKVFLFDEPLSNLDAKLRVQMRTEISKLHVKLGATMIYVTHDQTEAMTMGDKIVLMKDGFVQQIESPMKIYANPVNKFVAGFIGSPAMNFFEGSIEKGTSLTFIEKPGGLRVPIQKKDQGHLKAYIGKDLILGLRPEQISIAGSAAASGSRTKAKVTVEVVEPMGNETYVYFSTRKDGPQFVARVTTTKEPAVGKPLDLFFDMGRAHFFDRETEKTIQ from the coding sequence GTGGCAAGTGTACGTCTGGAAAACATAAAGAAGGTCTATGAAGGAAATGTCGTCGCGGTGCACGAAATGGACCTTGAGGTCAAGGACAAGGAATTTGTTGTGCTTGTAGGACCATCGGGATGCGGAAAATCGACAACGTTGCGTATGATCGCCGGACTTGAAGAGATTACCGCGGGCGATCTCTTTATCGACGGTCAACGCGTCAATGACGTCGCACCAAAAGATAGAGACATCGCAATGGTGTTCCAGAACTATGCGCTCTATCCCCATATGTCCGTCTACGAAAACATGGCTTTCGGGTTGAAACTTCGCAAGCTCCCGAAGCAGGAGATTGACGAACGTGTGCGTGAAGCCGCGGCAATCCTCGGTATCGGAGACTACCTCGACCGAAAACCAAAGGCCCTCTCCGGTGGACAGCGGCAGCGCGTCGCTGTCGGCAGAGCGATTGTCCGCAAACCCAAAGTGTTCCTCTTCGATGAACCGCTGAGCAACCTGGACGCGAAGCTGCGCGTGCAGATGCGCACCGAGATCTCAAAACTCCATGTGAAGCTGGGCGCAACGATGATCTACGTGACCCACGACCAGACCGAAGCGATGACAATGGGGGATAAGATCGTCTTGATGAAAGACGGATTTGTGCAGCAGATTGAGTCTCCTATGAAGATTTATGCGAATCCGGTGAACAAATTCGTTGCCGGGTTCATCGGGAGCCCTGCCATGAATTTCTTTGAGGGATCGATTGAGAAGGGAACATCTCTCACCTTCATCGAGAAGCCGGGGGGACTCAGAGTACCCATTCAGAAGAAGGACCAGGGACATCTGAAGGCATACATTGGGAAGGATTTGATACTCGGGCTCCGACCGGAACAAATATCCATCGCGGGTTCTGCCGCAGCAAGTGGATCACGGACGAAGGCAAAGGTAACCGTTGAGGTGGTGGAGCCGATGGGGAATGAGACGTACGTGTATTTTTCAACTCGGAAAGACGGTCCGCAATTCGTCGCGCGTGTTACGACTACGAAGGAACCTGCCGTGGGCAAACCTCTGGATCTCTTCTTCGATATGGGTCGTGCCCATTTCTTTGATCGGGAAACAGAGAAGACCATCCAATAG
- the bshC gene encoding bacillithiol biosynthesis cysteine-adding enzyme BshC, whose amino-acid sequence MAYDHSNGIEFREMQSGGGAFSSLFVDYLGDFRSVEKFYGGDFRNEAHWKTLLRKVSERPIDRSSLVQILGTQNRNFHCGVRTLANIDALLNDNTVAVVTGQQVGLFTGPVYTILKTLTTLKLVESLSQQYPEYNFVPVFWLEGEDHDIAEVNSIKVLSVSNDIQEFRYEMKRASDDQNLGAVGKIEFDESIDSIFDNLEQSLIQTEFKSKVLELFRMAYQKGMTFNRAFVHLMNVLLENSGLVFLDPNDNEVKKLLAPLFQRELAETPKFCQLVIDQSAELEKQYHAQIKPKSLNLFFFHHGGRYLLEPRPDGYSLKGTRQHLTKEFVTEAAKQTPQLFSPNVVLRPICQDWLLPTLAYVAGPAEVAYFGQLRSLYEAVNIPMPIIYPRASATILEEKADKVLERFSISLVDIYRDVEIVKEKVAAQVSDLNLDEVFGGTFASVQEAFEGIAQVLQRIDPTLNGALENVSRKTTVNIEGLKERAVAAQKRQHEVSLRQIDKVSNLVFPQGNYQERELNVVYFLNKYGPEFLRWLYGELKIDLFKHQVIRL is encoded by the coding sequence ATGGCCTACGATCACAGTAACGGTATAGAATTCCGGGAAATGCAATCCGGCGGAGGCGCTTTCTCCTCCCTGTTCGTCGATTATCTCGGCGATTTTCGAAGTGTGGAGAAATTCTACGGTGGAGATTTCCGGAATGAAGCTCACTGGAAGACTCTTCTTCGAAAGGTCTCCGAACGTCCCATCGATAGGTCCTCTCTCGTCCAGATCCTGGGAACGCAGAACCGCAATTTCCATTGCGGCGTTCGAACGCTCGCAAACATCGATGCCCTTTTGAATGACAACACCGTGGCAGTCGTGACCGGACAGCAAGTCGGTCTATTTACTGGCCCCGTCTACACCATACTGAAGACGCTCACCACACTGAAGCTTGTCGAAAGCCTGTCTCAGCAATATCCTGAATACAACTTTGTGCCGGTGTTTTGGCTTGAGGGTGAAGATCACGATATCGCAGAGGTGAATTCGATCAAAGTGCTCTCCGTCTCGAATGACATCCAGGAATTTCGATACGAGATGAAGCGAGCCTCCGACGATCAAAACCTGGGCGCGGTGGGCAAGATTGAGTTTGACGAATCCATAGATTCCATCTTCGATAATCTCGAGCAATCACTGATACAGACTGAGTTTAAATCTAAAGTCCTCGAGCTCTTTCGAATGGCTTATCAAAAGGGCATGACATTCAACAGGGCCTTCGTCCACCTTATGAATGTTCTTCTGGAAAATTCCGGACTGGTGTTCCTCGATCCGAACGACAATGAAGTCAAGAAACTGCTCGCTCCCCTTTTCCAGCGCGAGCTTGCCGAGACACCGAAGTTCTGCCAACTCGTCATAGATCAAAGTGCGGAACTTGAGAAGCAGTACCATGCCCAGATCAAGCCAAAATCTCTGAACCTGTTCTTCTTCCATCATGGCGGCCGGTATTTGCTTGAGCCGCGACCTGACGGATACTCCTTGAAAGGAACACGCCAACATCTGACGAAAGAGTTCGTGACTGAGGCTGCGAAACAAACCCCGCAGCTTTTCAGTCCTAACGTGGTCCTTCGCCCCATTTGCCAGGACTGGCTTCTCCCAACGCTTGCGTACGTCGCAGGTCCGGCAGAAGTCGCGTATTTCGGCCAACTTAGGTCACTCTACGAAGCCGTCAACATTCCCATGCCGATCATTTACCCGCGGGCGAGCGCCACGATCCTTGAGGAAAAAGCAGACAAGGTCCTCGAGCGATTTTCAATCTCTCTCGTGGACATCTACCGTGATGTTGAGATCGTGAAGGAAAAAGTTGCAGCTCAGGTATCGGATTTGAATCTGGACGAGGTATTTGGAGGTACGTTTGCCTCGGTTCAGGAGGCGTTTGAGGGGATAGCGCAGGTCCTGCAGAGAATTGATCCGACACTCAACGGGGCGCTTGAGAATGTCAGTCGAAAGACAACCGTGAATATCGAAGGACTCAAAGAACGTGCAGTTGCCGCACAGAAGCGGCAGCACGAAGTATCCTTGCGGCAAATCGACAAAGTATCAAACCTGGTTTTCCCGCAAGGAAACTACCAGGAGCGTGAACTCAACGTAGTCTATTTCCTGAATAAATACGGACCAGAGTTCCTGCGCTGGCTCTACGGAGAGCTCAAGATCGATCTATTCAAGCACCAGGTGATTCGCCTGTAG
- a CDS encoding purine-nucleoside phosphorylase — translation MVGLTDNSKLDKAVDYLTSRITQRPAVAVVLGSGLGDFAENVVDPIEFKSSSIPAYPTSSVSGHDGSLVFGKLRSNSEESPPLLIFKGRVHFYESGDLKTTTFPISVAAALGARYLLATNAAGGINPEFSEGDLMLIEDYINFSFLDPHHSNQTSLSTPFHTKPSLLLDKHVSECILGAASALNILLRRGTYCWLQGPSYETKAEIEMLHRLGADAVGMSTVPEMVLASELGMKVGAISLISNMAAGLAVGRLSHEEVAETGARVKGVFKSLLEETIFRIKD, via the coding sequence ATGGTGGGATTGACAGATAACTCAAAGCTGGATAAAGCTGTCGACTACTTGACCTCGCGTATCACGCAAAGGCCTGCTGTTGCAGTTGTACTAGGATCCGGGTTGGGTGACTTCGCCGAAAACGTTGTCGATCCGATCGAATTCAAATCCAGCTCCATTCCTGCCTATCCCACTTCGAGCGTCTCAGGCCATGATGGCAGCCTTGTATTCGGAAAACTCAGGAGCAATTCAGAAGAATCCCCTCCCTTGCTCATTTTCAAAGGCCGAGTTCATTTCTACGAGTCGGGAGATCTCAAAACGACGACATTTCCAATTTCCGTGGCGGCCGCACTCGGCGCGCGATACCTCCTGGCTACGAATGCAGCCGGCGGGATCAACCCCGAGTTTTCAGAGGGGGACTTGATGCTCATCGAGGATTACATCAATTTCTCTTTTCTCGATCCTCATCATTCAAATCAAACATCGCTCTCAACTCCTTTTCATACAAAGCCTTCCCTCCTATTGGATAAACATGTATCCGAGTGCATTCTGGGCGCCGCTTCAGCCTTGAACATCCTGCTGCGTCGTGGTACATATTGTTGGTTACAGGGGCCGTCCTATGAGACGAAAGCCGAGATTGAGATGCTGCATCGACTAGGGGCGGATGCTGTAGGTATGTCGACAGTCCCGGAAATGGTACTCGCATCTGAGCTGGGGATGAAAGTTGGCGCGATTTCGCTGATTTCGAACATGGCGGCTGGATTAGCAGTTGGCCGCCTGTCTCACGAAGAAGTTGCAGAAACTGGAGCAAGGGTAAAGGGAGTGTTTAAATCGCTTCTCGAAGAAACAATTTTCCGAATAAAGGACTGA
- a CDS encoding thymidine kinase, with product MDTSELHSVPRNTGWIEVVCGCMFSGKTEELIRRSRRAEIAKQRVAIFKPRIDNRYSAQHIVSHSEQSLTSIVVDDASEILEQSKDAQVIGIDEGQFFKLNLVEVCETLANQGKRVIVAGLDQDYRGKPFEPMPQLLAVAEYITKTLAICVVCGNPADRTQRKTQQADRVVVGAKDIYEARCRHCFEPPID from the coding sequence ATGGATACGTCGGAGCTTCACAGCGTCCCACGCAATACTGGCTGGATCGAAGTGGTCTGCGGCTGTATGTTCAGCGGGAAGACTGAGGAGTTGATTCGCCGTTCGAGGAGGGCAGAAATTGCGAAGCAACGAGTGGCCATCTTCAAACCAAGGATCGACAATCGTTACAGCGCACAGCACATTGTCTCTCATAGTGAACAATCGCTGACTTCAATCGTCGTGGACGATGCCTCGGAGATTCTCGAACAAAGCAAAGATGCACAGGTTATTGGTATCGATGAGGGTCAGTTTTTCAAGTTGAACCTTGTAGAGGTGTGCGAAACTCTGGCAAATCAGGGGAAGCGGGTCATCGTCGCCGGACTCGATCAGGATTACAGAGGGAAACCGTTTGAACCTATGCCGCAACTCCTCGCTGTCGCTGAGTACATCACAAAGACGCTGGCCATATGCGTCGTTTGCGGAAATCCGGCGGATCGAACTCAGCGCAAGACGCAACAGGCAGACCGGGTTGTGGTCGGCGCCAAAGACATCTATGAGGCGCGCTGCCGCCATTGTTTCGAGCCACCCATCGACTGA
- the cdd gene encoding cytidine deaminase: MRTEHKKLVQIALAAKKRAHAPYSRFHVGAALLSSSGKIYSGCNVEISTYALTICAERTAIFKAISEGDVHFKAIAVVSDDPGYTPPCGACRQVLMDLAGNIDFLMVNGKGSVKVLKMRELLPHAFGKKNLDRTRKKSR; this comes from the coding sequence GTGCGAACTGAACACAAAAAGCTCGTACAGATAGCGCTCGCGGCCAAGAAAAGGGCGCACGCTCCATATTCCCGATTTCACGTGGGAGCAGCACTCCTCTCTTCGAGCGGCAAGATCTACAGCGGCTGCAATGTTGAGATCAGTACATACGCGTTGACAATCTGCGCCGAGCGTACAGCGATCTTCAAGGCGATATCAGAAGGAGATGTGCATTTCAAGGCGATCGCGGTCGTATCTGATGATCCGGGCTATACTCCCCCATGCGGAGCATGCCGGCAAGTTTTGATGGATCTCGCCGGCAACATCGACTTTCTGATGGTAAACGGAAAAGGCAGTGTGAAAGTGTTGAAAATGCGAGAGCTCCTTCCCCATGCATTCGGCAAAAAGAACCTCGATCGAACAAGAAAAAAGAGCAGGTAG
- a CDS encoding PASTA domain-containing protein — MKSWKRLKPKDFRTPALAIAVFLIVFYIFNNIVMPSYVQRGKMTTVPNVVGQTVDEALKLLTEAGLPGKKAGVRTDKQYPEGIVVVQNPASGVEVKFGRGVYLTVSGGEPLVVVPSLRGQSLRDATFSLERVSLVMGSTAYQVSEEYPQGTIIDQDTPQSSKVPSGKVINVTVSQGKNADQVPVPDILKKTFSEAERIVIQAGLRVGNITYQVNADLLPNTVIEQFPKAGQLVPAGQAIDLVVAQKGEKSSDLQN, encoded by the coding sequence ATGAAATCCTGGAAGAGACTAAAACCAAAAGACTTTCGGACTCCCGCCCTCGCAATTGCGGTGTTTCTGATCGTATTCTATATTTTCAACAACATCGTAATGCCTTCGTACGTTCAACGGGGCAAAATGACGACGGTCCCGAATGTCGTGGGCCAGACGGTGGATGAGGCTCTCAAGCTGTTGACCGAGGCAGGGTTGCCAGGGAAGAAGGCGGGCGTTCGAACCGACAAGCAATATCCTGAAGGGATTGTGGTTGTTCAGAACCCCGCTTCAGGAGTGGAAGTGAAGTTCGGGCGAGGAGTGTATCTGACGGTGAGCGGAGGGGAGCCCCTTGTTGTAGTTCCTTCCTTGCGAGGCCAGAGCCTTCGAGACGCGACATTTTCGCTCGAGCGGGTGAGTTTGGTGATGGGCTCTACTGCATATCAGGTTTCTGAAGAATACCCTCAGGGGACCATTATCGATCAGGACACGCCGCAAAGCTCAAAGGTGCCCAGCGGAAAAGTCATCAATGTTACAGTCAGCCAGGGAAAGAACGCTGATCAGGTACCGGTACCTGACATTCTCAAAAAGACATTTTCTGAAGCCGAGCGAATCGTCATCCAGGCCGGTCTACGCGTGGGCAATATCACATATCAAGTAAACGCCGATCTTCTCCCCAACACCGTCATTGAGCAGTTCCCCAAAGCAGGGCAATTGGTGCCGGCAGGACAGGCCATCGATCTTGTCGTTGCCCAAAAAGGCGAAAAGTCCAGCGATCTCCAAAACTGA